In the genome of Segatella copri, one region contains:
- a CDS encoding multidrug transporter: protein MNEFQYNNTPQEQAMADLLKSQSHRLARQQIIFALIFLLVIVLAAYYIITRMIWVIYDGYITLDENPISAVDDIYILKVNKEIGEVVHKGDTLYSYVLLGNIVNQYDPNILPTAVKETHDMEVQAQLAREEIPVLRTRLAELKKQKASETSDIYYGLTDNSKRNALDAEIAEVEEELRKQANKVEIYARAKNTTYNFMARRGADMQNASMPYSRTSLYSKGLIHYCCAPADAYITKINVSDKTLVFKSDEVMAIQHTDYAACHLGVITYVPNSKVKYMESPDDADIIINNDLELKAKLQMVGLRVEEIPKHLQSNFSHDANAVVAMFTFRPNQRVPAWVMSNRLPVRVRINKLSAMLDPRPLPMYTIPVDRNQNVVRSSKLISTEKNKETDNTEKK from the coding sequence ATGAATGAGTTTCAATATAATAATACGCCACAAGAACAGGCTATGGCCGACTTGCTGAAGTCGCAGAGCCACCGACTGGCCAGGCAGCAGATTATCTTCGCGCTGATATTCCTGCTGGTCATCGTTCTGGCGGCATATTATATCATCACCCGAATGATATGGGTTATCTACGACGGATACATCACCCTGGATGAAAATCCGATATCTGCCGTAGATGACATCTACATATTGAAGGTGAACAAGGAAATAGGCGAGGTGGTACACAAGGGAGACACACTCTACTCCTACGTGCTGCTGGGAAACATCGTAAACCAGTATGACCCCAACATCCTGCCTACTGCCGTGAAGGAAACCCACGACATGGAGGTACAGGCACAGCTGGCAAGAGAAGAGATTCCCGTGCTCAGAACCCGACTCGCCGAACTGAAGAAGCAGAAAGCCTCGGAAACATCAGACATCTACTACGGACTCACCGACAACAGCAAGCGAAACGCCCTGGATGCGGAGATTGCCGAAGTGGAAGAAGAGCTGAGAAAACAGGCTAACAAGGTGGAAATCTACGCACGAGCCAAGAACACCACCTATAACTTCATGGCAAGAAGAGGTGCCGACATGCAGAATGCCTCGATGCCTTACTCAAGAACAAGCCTCTACAGCAAGGGACTGATACACTACTGCTGCGCTCCAGCCGATGCCTACATTACCAAGATTAACGTGAGCGACAAGACGCTGGTGTTCAAGAGCGACGAAGTAATGGCCATCCAGCATACCGACTATGCAGCATGCCACCTGGGAGTTATCACCTACGTGCCCAACTCGAAGGTGAAGTACATGGAAAGCCCAGACGATGCTGACATCATCATCAACAACGACCTGGAACTGAAGGCGAAGCTGCAGATGGTGGGTCTGAGAGTGGAGGAAATTCCGAAGCACCTTCAGAGCAACTTCTCGCACGATGCCAACGCCGTGGTAGCCATGTTCACCTTCCGCCCCAACCAGCGAGTTCCGGCATGGGTGATGAGCAACCGACTGCCAGTGAGAGTGAGAATCAACAAGTTGAGTGCCATGCTCGACCCAAGACCGCTGCCGATGTACACCATCCCAGTGGATAGAAACCAGAACGTAGTGAGAAGCTCGAAGCTGATCTCTACGGAAAAGAATAAAGAAACAGACAACACAGAGAAGAAATGA
- a CDS encoding PQQ-binding-like beta-propeller repeat protein, with protein sequence MKVINSKLAAIGLAAFVFASCSDSNSDPTGGDGVKPEVNSVELTASTPSSVINYKNSTAMARKFFATRGASATNFVTAMPDFPTKPNVIKELNAATDLIYSKDNPTNTYVIKNQNKLDFTGKKIQGVTIFISGDCKMTYNESLGGNTIVLAKGAILEYTGTGSMIQATDKVYGAASSIIKATNSNNNIVVEGELYASWEGQGEQDKLHGGFGAVESKVNPTQNITFKSGAKAYIDGSIRAKNLTIEDGAVVTATRNILNATKVDLAGALKVGGFCKSENLNITGLLDASNANAVVKVTKQLNLENGSLIKANYVNVTNNTYKGEKDHKVIDKVGEAQLNLKNGGQIQIADLGVINVNNLVTDNASAAQIELQGDNAVAVIKADNFTNNGNATINAFATPGTNSVLLLQMSKCFMGTTLMPSSGDLDISASYLDYDKATDGALVERKDEANEQYGYILSKDAKNAKATPKLDLVASFGDNNGMSASCIQTVGNYVYVSYHTHGNGKTNLKGGLEVLHMADNKLVGDQAVQGNTSIDINHVMVDNNKAYIAATDIDKGAFLGVVPLENNVYSTNMTQYVLDALNKNNGIDANCVVKYGDNIVMSSTRGYEFYDSNFGHTYFQTTADAKGLASANGNLYSLLATGKNTTGTVNVFNGIDLSQGKATTTFTTNGNVGPEDGKNTVAVDGTDIYVCQGEEGLVRYDANGKKVWSYKVPVIANQNSEKYGSVKGYCNGVAISGDYVYVAAGGYGVVVLNKKDGTELCHRTAFNGFLENGKWAKANSANYVTIGQDGYIYVAYGKSRVQVFKLTQTK encoded by the coding sequence ATGAAAGTAATCAATTCTAAGCTTGCTGCCATCGGTTTGGCGGCATTCGTTTTCGCATCATGTAGCGACAGCAACAGCGATCCTACTGGTGGCGATGGTGTAAAGCCAGAGGTTAATTCTGTTGAACTTACAGCTTCAACCCCAAGTTCTGTAATCAATTACAAGAACAGCACTGCTATGGCTCGCAAGTTCTTCGCTACAAGAGGAGCTTCAGCTACAAACTTCGTAACTGCAATGCCGGATTTCCCAACAAAGCCAAATGTAATCAAGGAGCTCAATGCTGCTACTGATTTGATTTACAGCAAGGACAATCCAACAAACACTTACGTTATCAAGAACCAGAACAAGCTTGACTTTACAGGCAAGAAGATTCAGGGTGTAACCATCTTCATTAGCGGTGACTGCAAGATGACTTATAATGAGTCTCTCGGTGGAAACACGATTGTATTGGCCAAGGGTGCTATCCTTGAATATACAGGCACAGGCTCTATGATTCAGGCTACCGATAAGGTATATGGCGCAGCCAGCAGTATTATCAAGGCTACCAATAGCAACAACAATATCGTTGTAGAAGGTGAACTCTATGCTTCTTGGGAAGGTCAGGGCGAACAGGATAAACTTCATGGCGGCTTCGGTGCTGTAGAATCAAAGGTTAACCCTACCCAGAATATCACTTTCAAGAGTGGCGCTAAGGCTTACATCGACGGTTCAATCCGTGCTAAGAACCTTACCATTGAAGATGGCGCTGTAGTTACAGCTACAAGAAACATCCTGAATGCAACAAAGGTTGACCTTGCCGGTGCATTGAAGGTGGGTGGCTTCTGCAAGTCAGAAAACCTCAATATCACAGGTCTTTTGGATGCATCTAACGCAAATGCAGTAGTTAAGGTTACTAAGCAGCTCAACCTGGAGAATGGTTCTCTCATCAAGGCTAACTACGTAAATGTAACCAACAACACATATAAGGGCGAAAAGGACCACAAGGTTATTGATAAAGTGGGTGAAGCCCAGCTTAACTTGAAGAATGGCGGTCAGATTCAGATTGCAGACCTCGGTGTTATCAACGTGAACAACCTCGTTACAGACAACGCTTCTGCTGCTCAGATTGAGTTGCAGGGCGATAATGCCGTAGCCGTCATCAAGGCAGATAACTTCACAAACAATGGTAATGCTACAATCAATGCATTCGCTACTCCTGGTACAAACTCTGTACTTCTGTTGCAGATGAGCAAGTGCTTCATGGGTACTACACTAATGCCTTCTTCTGGCGACCTTGACATCTCTGCATCATACCTCGACTACGACAAGGCAACTGATGGTGCACTTGTTGAACGAAAGGATGAGGCTAATGAACAGTATGGCTATATTCTGAGCAAAGATGCAAAGAATGCCAAGGCTACTCCTAAGCTCGACTTGGTTGCTTCATTCGGCGACAACAATGGCATGTCTGCATCTTGCATCCAGACCGTTGGCAACTACGTATATGTATCTTACCACACTCATGGCAACGGCAAAACAAACCTGAAGGGTGGTCTTGAGGTTCTCCACATGGCTGACAACAAACTTGTCGGCGACCAGGCAGTTCAAGGAAATACATCGATTGACATCAATCACGTAATGGTTGACAACAACAAGGCATACATCGCTGCTACCGACATCGACAAGGGTGCATTCCTCGGCGTTGTTCCTTTGGAGAACAATGTTTATTCTACAAATATGACCCAGTATGTTCTCGATGCATTGAACAAGAATAACGGTATCGATGCTAACTGCGTAGTGAAGTATGGCGATAATATCGTTATGTCTTCTACAAGAGGTTACGAGTTCTACGACAGCAACTTCGGTCATACATATTTCCAGACTACAGCAGACGCCAAGGGGCTTGCTTCAGCTAACGGCAACCTCTATAGCTTGTTGGCTACAGGTAAGAACACAACAGGTACTGTAAATGTATTCAACGGCATTGACCTCAGTCAGGGTAAAGCTACAACAACATTTACTACTAATGGTAATGTAGGTCCTGAGGATGGCAAGAACACTGTTGCTGTTGACGGAACAGATATCTATGTTTGCCAGGGCGAGGAAGGTCTCGTTCGCTACGATGCCAACGGCAAGAAGGTTTGGTCTTACAAGGTTCCTGTCATCGCAAACCAGAACAGCGAAAAGTATGGTAGCGTGAAGGGTTACTGCAATGGCGTAGCAATCAGTGGCGACTACGTATATGTAGCAGCAGGTGGTTACGGTGTAGTTGTTCTTAACAAGAAAGATGGTACGGAGCTTTGCCATCGCACCGCATTCAACGGCTTCCTGGAGAACGGCAAGTGGGCAAAAGCTAACTCTGCGAACTATGTAACAATTGGTCAGGACGGCTATATCTACGTAGCTTATGGTAAGAGCCGCGTACAGGTATTCAAGTTGACCCAGACAAAGTAA
- a CDS encoding TolC family protein: MKQNLILYTTTALLITLGGQSAMAQAQRQQQLKKKSFSPKMLVYENLKNNNVLRHFKQRFAQLDTLLNNPIWVKSPVIDLGLNKQHTADIKKTDSLYWAKTAHEQLAIKRHNGLEVTGQVYARPDAYFDSENDDAEQVSKYKAKVQAELGWNIINSKFYQGKEKRTKVALANELSRLQGKKRQTADIYEKAADDLTEQYNFYIGTVIAHRLDNLDIMNEAYQYMLEKDRISNDKMLKVMNEKLEAEYDISILCSDRDISNKPIYRMKPSKVLVDTAALWRHIDEESIDARIVMVKEQIADNDSKLSNYLGTTRITPFARWSSYWQSNNKISNNGDVGVRFTFPIYNENPRKRKALETEKEIIRSSRNTDVKEIKQSVNILLKRIENLNQAIATEAYHINQTSKYIDMRRFAYKNQKQGYNYLMRMDEYTGLLESMERMYKLMLNRGLAIINIEKAVSIYDNNNIFKEIEL; the protein is encoded by the coding sequence ATGAAGCAAAATTTGATACTATATACGACTACTGCTCTCCTCATCACACTCGGAGGACAAAGCGCTATGGCTCAGGCTCAAAGGCAGCAACAGCTGAAGAAAAAGAGCTTTAGCCCTAAAATGCTCGTATATGAAAATCTGAAAAACAACAACGTACTCAGACACTTCAAACAACGCTTCGCACAACTCGACACCCTACTCAATAACCCAATATGGGTAAAATCACCGGTCATTGACCTGGGACTCAACAAACAACATACAGCGGACATCAAAAAAACTGATTCCCTGTACTGGGCGAAGACGGCACACGAACAGCTCGCCATCAAACGCCACAACGGACTGGAAGTAACCGGACAGGTTTATGCCCGGCCAGACGCCTACTTTGACTCAGAAAACGACGACGCCGAACAGGTATCAAAATATAAGGCTAAGGTTCAAGCCGAACTGGGATGGAACATCATCAACAGCAAATTCTACCAGGGAAAAGAAAAAAGAACCAAGGTGGCTCTAGCCAACGAACTCTCAAGACTGCAAGGAAAGAAGAGACAGACGGCCGACATCTACGAAAAAGCAGCCGATGACCTCACCGAACAGTATAACTTCTACATCGGCACAGTGATAGCCCACCGGCTGGACAACCTCGACATCATGAACGAGGCATACCAGTACATGCTGGAGAAAGACCGAATCAGCAACGACAAGATGCTGAAGGTGATGAACGAAAAACTGGAAGCAGAATACGACATCTCTATCCTCTGCTCCGACCGTGACATCTCCAACAAGCCTATCTACAGAATGAAGCCATCCAAAGTGCTCGTAGATACGGCGGCCCTCTGGCGACACATAGACGAGGAAAGCATCGACGCACGAATCGTGATGGTGAAGGAACAGATAGCCGACAACGACAGCAAACTCTCGAACTATCTGGGAACAACAAGAATCACACCCTTCGCCAGATGGTCAAGCTACTGGCAAAGCAACAACAAGATAAGCAACAACGGCGACGTGGGCGTAAGATTCACCTTCCCTATCTATAACGAGAATCCACGAAAGCGCAAGGCACTGGAAACGGAGAAGGAAATCATCAGAAGCAGCCGCAACACCGACGTGAAGGAAATCAAGCAGTCGGTAAACATCCTGCTCAAGAGAATAGAAAACCTGAACCAGGCCATCGCCACCGAAGCTTACCACATCAACCAGACCAGCAAATACATCGACATGCGAAGATTTGCCTACAAGAACCAGAAGCAGGGGTACAACTACCTGATGCGAATGGACGAATATACGGGACTCCTGGAAAGCATGGAGAGAATGTATAAGCTGATGTTAAACCGCGGACTCGCCATCATCAACATTGAGAAGGCAGTAAGCATCTACGACAACAACAATATATTCAAGGAAATAGAACTATGA
- a CDS encoding PQQ-like beta-propeller repeat protein yields MKTRNIKLATFGFAAMLLASCSDSNDTPTPTPNPAETGIIGKEVTSITDAQQLAARVYNFKRPSATRAAGVTSADLNQAYTMEAEPTGLDFAKMEKMSNYKPYNLPANTDMYIAPGETIAFNQNYHLNGNTIYVAGTYECNSTWTEGNYTIVVLKGGTLKWTGGNIFPNQNGGKILCYGNFECNADLEVHNRGIFKIAGDLNLKGHTFKVNNASVYIGGKLICNEFKNQANAYTNIQGGIEGIEDKPVELDGVVNIDGNCKMKDLILQGSGQLFCCSLELTGEFKSTGGDGQGSALHTSYLKAKNLLLASSNNIYLVNNSSIEVEGTLQCNKNASAMIFLQGANSKAYIKANVIKYNGSGSPASLMDCYMFNAMDTGGEFYIDADHFDNDDSGNLAFSDIQFLGSGKVHNFRNNSAPVTLVKAECGYTLNPDVPTPPHIDEVGEVLYDHTHTDITATCIQPYNGKLYMSYHTRGKGHGGCIEVFETDNQKQTKLLQFLQDTDKSLDFNHLMVDGKSSTPNLYVVGNYGYTNKNTGKQSDAGAMMARIDLKSNGLLNTEVKNIGDAAINPLIIVPLENNQSNNEDENAIVRDGDKLLVTSTRGYEVYDPNTLELLSNKKTPGKAKHIALNNGEIATLYYNDEVNSAETPVAGTLEIFNAGDDITTVTPQKSIAVSEIAPNNGKNTIAIDGNNVYVCRSANGLTCYDKNTGAEKWTWQAPLTASTFKPQGYANGVTFDDKYVYLACGGYGLVVLDKNKMVDGKPAVYAKTRVTGITNEQGRVVWNSANYVTLYNGLIYVAYGKNRLKVYQLVDGATSGSNTGYGTK; encoded by the coding sequence ATGAAAACAAGAAATATCAAATTGGCAACATTCGGTTTCGCTGCAATGCTCCTGGCATCTTGTAGCGACTCTAATGATACCCCTACTCCAACTCCGAATCCTGCAGAAACAGGAATCATAGGAAAGGAAGTAACCTCGATTACGGATGCTCAGCAACTGGCTGCACGTGTCTATAACTTCAAAAGACCAAGTGCAACAAGAGCGGCAGGAGTAACATCTGCCGATTTAAACCAGGCATATACCATGGAGGCTGAACCAACAGGATTGGACTTTGCCAAAATGGAAAAGATGTCAAACTACAAGCCATATAATTTACCTGCAAACACAGATATGTATATTGCACCAGGCGAAACCATCGCTTTCAATCAAAACTACCATCTTAATGGAAATACAATATACGTAGCAGGAACTTATGAATGCAACTCAACTTGGACAGAGGGAAACTACACCATCGTAGTATTAAAAGGTGGAACACTAAAATGGACAGGTGGAAACATTTTTCCTAATCAGAACGGCGGAAAAATCCTCTGCTACGGAAACTTCGAATGCAATGCAGACCTGGAAGTTCACAACAGAGGTATCTTCAAGATTGCAGGCGATTTAAACTTAAAAGGACATACATTCAAAGTGAACAATGCCAGTGTTTATATCGGAGGCAAACTTATTTGCAACGAATTCAAGAACCAGGCTAACGCTTATACAAATATACAAGGCGGCATCGAGGGAATCGAAGACAAACCCGTCGAACTTGATGGTGTCGTAAACATTGATGGTAACTGCAAGATGAAAGACCTGATTCTCCAAGGAAGCGGTCAACTCTTCTGCTGTTCTCTGGAGCTGACAGGCGAATTCAAGTCTACGGGCGGTGATGGACAAGGCAGCGCCTTACATACCAGCTACCTGAAGGCAAAGAATCTTTTGCTTGCTTCCAGCAACAACATCTATCTGGTGAACAACAGCAGCATAGAAGTAGAAGGAACCCTTCAGTGCAACAAGAATGCCAGTGCCATGATCTTCCTGCAGGGCGCCAACTCTAAAGCTTATATCAAGGCAAATGTCATCAAATATAATGGTAGCGGAAGCCCTGCCTCACTGATGGACTGCTATATGTTCAACGCTATGGATACCGGTGGCGAATTCTACATAGATGCAGATCATTTCGACAACGATGATTCTGGTAACCTCGCATTCAGCGACATCCAGTTCCTGGGATCAGGTAAAGTCCACAACTTCAGAAACAACAGTGCACCTGTTACCCTGGTAAAGGCAGAATGTGGCTACACGCTGAACCCAGACGTTCCTACTCCACCACATATTGATGAGGTGGGTGAAGTCCTCTACGACCATACCCATACAGACATCACTGCTACCTGTATCCAGCCATACAACGGAAAGCTCTATATGTCATACCACACTCGTGGAAAAGGACATGGCGGATGTATCGAGGTATTCGAGACAGACAACCAGAAGCAGACAAAACTCTTGCAGTTCTTGCAGGATACTGATAAATCACTGGATTTCAACCATCTGATGGTAGATGGCAAATCATCTACTCCAAACCTGTATGTGGTAGGCAACTACGGATATACAAACAAGAATACTGGCAAGCAGAGTGATGCAGGAGCCATGATGGCAAGAATCGACCTCAAGAGCAACGGACTGCTGAATACTGAGGTTAAGAATATCGGTGATGCAGCCATCAATCCGCTGATCATCGTTCCTCTGGAGAACAACCAGAGCAACAATGAGGATGAGAATGCAATCGTTCGCGACGGTGACAAACTGCTCGTAACAAGTACCAGAGGTTATGAGGTTTACGACCCTAACACACTGGAACTGCTGAGCAACAAGAAGACTCCAGGCAAGGCTAAGCACATCGCATTGAACAATGGCGAGATTGCCACCTTATATTATAATGACGAAGTTAATAGCGCAGAAACGCCTGTAGCTGGAACACTGGAGATTTTCAATGCTGGTGATGACATCACAACTGTAACACCACAGAAATCAATCGCCGTTTCAGAGATTGCACCAAACAATGGTAAGAACACCATAGCCATCGACGGAAACAACGTCTATGTATGCCGAAGTGCAAACGGTCTTACTTGTTACGACAAGAATACCGGCGCAGAGAAGTGGACATGGCAAGCTCCGCTTACTGCATCCACATTCAAGCCTCAAGGCTATGCCAACGGTGTGACATTCGACGACAAGTATGTCTATCTGGCTTGCGGAGGTTACGGTCTCGTAGTTCTCGACAAGAACAAGATGGTGGATGGCAAACCAGCAGTTTACGCCAAGACCCGAGTTACTGGTATTACCAACGAACAGGGAAGAGTAGTTTGGAACTCTGCTAACTACGTAACACTCTATAATGGTCTGATTTACGTAGCTTACGGTAAGAACCGACTCAAGGTTTACCAATTGGTTGATGGTGCCACTTCTGGATCAAATACAGGCTATGGCACTAAATAG
- a CDS encoding zeta toxin family protein — MDTKQHKPVLIVIAGPNGSGKTTITSRVLQHDWLEDSLYINPDNVAQHMFGDWNNQEAVLKAAQYCQEQREECLKSKHSMIFETVMSTDEKINFIQRAKEAGFFIRLFFVGTSSPTINASRIAARVMKGGHDVPIAKIISRYAKSIINCGIASQYADRTYVYDNSTDGVEAQLLFRMTDGKVFKEYVTEIPEWAQGISGK; from the coding sequence ATGGACACAAAACAACATAAACCAGTTCTCATAGTCATTGCGGGACCAAACGGATCCGGAAAGACTACCATAACCAGCCGAGTTCTGCAACACGACTGGCTAGAGGACTCGCTCTATATCAACCCCGACAATGTAGCCCAACACATGTTTGGCGACTGGAACAACCAGGAAGCCGTTTTGAAGGCTGCCCAATATTGCCAAGAGCAAAGAGAAGAGTGCCTGAAAAGCAAACATAGTATGATTTTCGAGACTGTCATGTCAACAGACGAGAAAATAAACTTTATCCAAAGAGCGAAAGAAGCCGGCTTCTTCATTCGCCTCTTTTTCGTTGGAACTTCATCTCCAACCATCAATGCTTCAAGAATTGCAGCAAGAGTCATGAAGGGTGGTCACGATGTTCCAATCGCAAAAATCATTTCAAGATACGCAAAGTCCATCATCAATTGCGGAATAGCATCACAATACGCCGACCGCACCTACGTCTACGATAATTCTACAGACGGCGTAGAGGCCCAGCTTCTCTTCCGAATGACCGACGGCAAGGTGTTCAAGGAGTACGTAACGGAAATACCGGAATGGGCACAGGGCATCTCTGGCAAGTAA
- a CDS encoding glycosyltransferase family 2 protein, whose product MFNIAENLNHFWDWISTLSLSSIVSTYWFLFYIEMPRYYILEYLVIFWRLMDRNKREKENEIAKFYLYRENPLISILVPGKNEGKNIYKMVKSLNEQTYRNYEIIVVDDGSDDDTKLICTDLYRAKLITHYLRLETRGGKAAASNYGAYMARGKYIVSLDADSSLDRDALEKVLIPFYLDGEVKAVGGCIEVRNYKATICSSLQAFEYLKRIQVGRIVTSELGIYHIISGAFGAFETQTLKEVGYWDIGPGLDGDLTQKIRKAGYKVKFVEDAICMTNVPTKWYKLYHQRIRWSRSLVRFRLRKHIDILLPTKNWSILNWISNMESVMFDCFLNFLWLWYIINLAITFNTHIVEVLALGYFIRVCFSQFAFLLVLLVTERKKTALFLYRFTPLMSPYTGYFLRFARLSAHLQELFFRTSYKDAWNPKKTSRYAQLEGI is encoded by the coding sequence ATGTTTAACATTGCAGAAAACTTGAACCACTTCTGGGACTGGATATCGACACTCTCGCTGTCGAGCATCGTGAGCACCTACTGGTTTCTCTTCTACATCGAGATGCCTAGATACTACATCCTGGAATACCTGGTGATCTTCTGGCGACTGATGGACAGGAACAAGAGAGAAAAGGAAAATGAGATTGCTAAGTTCTATCTCTACCGAGAGAATCCCCTCATCAGCATCCTGGTACCGGGAAAGAACGAAGGCAAGAACATCTATAAGATGGTGAAGTCGCTGAACGAGCAGACCTACCGGAACTACGAAATCATCGTGGTGGACGACGGTAGCGACGACGACACCAAACTGATATGCACCGACCTGTATCGTGCGAAACTCATTACGCACTATCTGCGACTGGAAACCCGTGGCGGAAAGGCAGCAGCCAGCAACTACGGAGCCTACATGGCAAGGGGCAAATACATCGTGAGCCTCGACGCCGACTCCTCGCTCGACCGCGATGCCCTGGAGAAAGTGCTCATCCCATTCTATCTGGATGGAGAGGTGAAAGCCGTGGGTGGATGCATTGAGGTGAGAAACTACAAGGCTACCATCTGCTCGTCGCTGCAGGCTTTTGAATACCTGAAGCGAATACAGGTGGGACGCATCGTGACCAGCGAACTGGGCATCTACCATATCATTTCGGGAGCCTTCGGCGCTTTCGAGACGCAGACGCTCAAGGAGGTGGGATACTGGGATATAGGACCGGGACTCGACGGCGACCTGACGCAGAAGATAAGAAAGGCAGGCTACAAGGTGAAATTCGTGGAGGATGCCATCTGCATGACCAACGTGCCTACCAAATGGTACAAGCTCTATCACCAGAGAATAAGATGGTCGCGATCGCTCGTGAGATTCCGCCTGCGCAAGCACATCGACATCCTGCTGCCTACCAAGAACTGGAGCATCCTGAACTGGATATCCAACATGGAGAGCGTGATGTTCGACTGCTTCCTCAACTTCCTGTGGCTGTGGTATATCATCAACCTGGCGATTACCTTCAACACACACATCGTGGAGGTGCTGGCTCTGGGCTACTTTATCCGAGTATGCTTCTCGCAGTTTGCCTTCCTGCTGGTGCTTCTGGTAACGGAAAGAAAGAAGACGGCACTGTTCCTCTACAGGTTCACGCCGCTGATGTCGCCATACACAGGTTACTTCCTGCGCTTTGCCCGACTCTCGGCACATCTGCAGGAGCTGTTCTTCAGAACATCCTACAAGGATGCCTGGAATCCGAAAAAGACCTCCCGCTATGCTCAGCTGGAAGGTATCTAA
- a CDS encoding GIN domain-containing protein: MKKFGFWAVAAALLLAPMGFCSCSMGSTTTSEMKGGLDYVQDDLREKPFKAIDVDVVASVYYTQNNGDECSVRLDYSAIKDAEFAEKLKEKLKVVYRDGEVKIGLTGRLKVPAMCSSEKNRLKIYITSPDLVKITQEGVGSFYAKTINSDRLEIDNEGVGSVNIDKILANKLDVTNEGVGSVSIDDAKGDVMKIDNEGVGSVKVGRVAMGDLKVDNEGVGSVTLDFFKGENLKINNDGVGKVSAKVDCQVLNVDLDGVGGVHLSGVTGKYTRHKDGVGSISDGGLKVGR, encoded by the coding sequence ATGAAGAAATTTGGTTTTTGGGCGGTGGCTGCCGCCTTGTTACTTGCCCCTATGGGCTTCTGTTCCTGCAGCATGGGGTCTACTACCACTTCTGAAATGAAGGGAGGACTGGACTATGTGCAGGATGATTTGAGAGAGAAACCTTTCAAGGCAATCGACGTGGATGTGGTTGCCAGCGTTTATTATACACAGAACAATGGCGATGAATGCAGCGTTCGACTGGATTACTCTGCCATCAAGGATGCTGAGTTCGCAGAGAAACTCAAGGAGAAACTCAAAGTGGTTTATCGTGACGGCGAGGTGAAGATCGGTCTCACCGGAAGACTCAAGGTGCCTGCCATGTGCAGCTCAGAAAAGAATAGGCTCAAGATTTATATCACCAGCCCCGACCTGGTGAAGATTACACAGGAAGGCGTGGGCTCCTTCTATGCCAAGACCATCAACAGCGACCGACTGGAAATCGATAACGAGGGCGTAGGCTCCGTTAACATCGACAAGATTCTCGCCAACAAACTGGATGTTACCAACGAAGGTGTGGGTTCCGTCAGCATCGATGATGCCAAGGGCGATGTGATGAAGATTGATAACGAAGGCGTAGGCTCCGTTAAAGTGGGTCGCGTGGCTATGGGCGACCTGAAGGTGGATAACGAGGGTGTAGGCTCCGTAACGCTCGATTTCTTTAAGGGCGAAAATCTGAAGATCAACAATGATGGCGTGGGCAAGGTTAGCGCCAAGGTGGATTGCCAGGTTCTGAACGTGGATCTGGATGGTGTTGGCGGCGTGCATCTGAGCGGCGTTACCGGCAAATATACCCGTCACAAGGATGGTGTGGGAAGCATCTCTGACGGAGGACTGAAAGTT